One region of Camelus bactrianus isolate YW-2024 breed Bactrian camel chromosome 22, ASM4877302v1, whole genome shotgun sequence genomic DNA includes:
- the RAB24 gene encoding ras-related protein Rab-24 translates to MSGQRVDVKVVMLGKEYVGKTSLVERYVHDRFLVGPYQNTIGAAFVAKVMSVGDRTVTLGIWDTAGSERYEAMSRIYYRGAKAAIVCYDLTDSSSFERAKFWVKELRNLEEGCQIYLCGTKSDLLEEDRRRRRVDFHDVQDYADNIKAQLFETSSKTGQSVDELFQKVAEDYVSVAAFQVMTEDKGVDLGQKANPYFYSCCHH, encoded by the exons ATGAGCGGGCAGCGCGTGGACGTCAAGGTGGTGATGCTGGGCAAGGAGTACGTGGGCAAGACCAGCCTGGTGGAGCGATACGTGCACGACCGCTTCCTGGTGGGGCCCTATCAGAAC ACCATTGGGGCCGCCTTCGTGGCCAAGGTGATGTCCGTCGGAGACCGGACGGTGACTTTGGGTATTTGG gacaCAGCAGGATCTGAGCGCTATGAGGCCATGAGCCGAATCTACTATCGGGGCGCCAAGGCTGCCATCGTCTGCTATG ACCTGACAGACAGCAGCAGCTTTGAACGGGCAAAGTTCTGGGTGAAGGAACTGCGCAACCTAGAGGAG GGCTGTCAGATCTACTTGTGTGGCACCAAGAGTGACCTGCTGGAGGAGGACAGGCGGCGTCGACGTGTGGACTTCCACGACGTCCAGGACTATGCAGACA ATATCAAAGCTCAGCTCTTTGAAACTTCCAGCAAGACAGGCCAGAGTGTGG ACGAGCTCTTCCAGAAAGTGGCAGAGGACTATGTCAGTGTGGCCGCCTTCCAGGTGATGACAG AGGACAAGGGCGTGGACCTGGGCCAGAAGGCAAACCCCTACTTCTACAGCTGTTGTCATCACTGA